CCTTTTATCTGGATGAAGCCCTCTGGTCCTTGTGCAAAGGGAAAACTCAGGTCAGAGGTTCTACCGGGCCCCCCTAGACTATTCTATTTGAGGTAAGCTTTTGTGATCACGTGCTCATCACGAACAAGGACCGTGCTGGGGCCTTACCGACCTTGTTGACACAGGGTCCCACAAAAACCCTGCAAAGAGAGTGTGGCTGTTACTATTCTCAGCTGGTGGCTGAATCAAGGCTTGAAGCCCGGCCTCTTTGAACCAGATCCAAAGCCCATATTTTGGAAGCTTTGAAGGGGAAAAATTTCAACATGAGAAGCTTTGGGGCGGTGGTTCTATAAATGTGGTCCTCCAATCAGGAggaccagcatcacctgggaacttgttggaaatgcaaattcttgggccacACCTCAGACTTTCTGAATAAGCAGTGTGGTTTATggagccttccaggtgattctacgcacactcaagtttgagaaccacgggTAAGGGAGTTTATCTGGGGAGTGAGCCCCTGACTGGCCAGACACTCTGCAGAAGGGATTGGCCTTACTCTCCCGATAGATCCCCTGGGTGAGGAATCCCTCGTCCCTTTGAGATAGAGCCTTTCCCCTGCAAACTGCAAAGCTCTGATGATGGTAATTGCTGAGCCTGTCAGACTGTCAGTCTAGAAAAGGCCAATCTAACTGACCCACTCAAGCTCCCGCACAGGCTCCACTCGCAAGTCCTTCTGGCAGCTGCCTCACTTGGAACTTGCCTGGCAGACAATAGACACATGAACCAGAGGCTCCATATTTAGGCAGCCATGGGCGAGAACAGCGTGTCTCCAGAAAGCAGCATGAGAGCTGGCCAAAGATGGGAGGCAGTGAGTTCCCCATCATTGAAGACGTTCAAGCAGGCCCTTTATAACCGCCTCGGGGTGATGTTGGGGCGGTTACTCAGGCATATGATGGGGCTGGATGAGATGGTGGTAGAGGGTCTTCTAGCCCCCAAGTTCCATGACTCCCTTCTTTCCAGGTCTTATTTGTCAGTGAAACTACAAGTGTTAAAGTGGAGCCAAAAGACCAACTCTAGGAGCTGGTTCTTGTCTTCGCTCTCTGCTCCGTGAACTCTCTGATTCAGAGTAGCTGCTGAGAAGTTTGCGAAGTCCAGCTGATGGTTGTTGAGTCCAGCCCATCCCGGAGCCGGAGTGACCACAGTCCCAAGCCCCAAGGACGGACAGAACTTAAGTTGGGGCCTGGTTGCTGTGCCTCCAGCTGCTCTCAAGCCCAGAGTCCTCCCTGGTGGCCGCTGTCTGTGAAGACAGGACTGATTTGCTTGGGAGGCAGCAGGACTTCCATCATAAGAAGCTCTGGAGGGGTCAGAGGCTGTCAcgccttccctcccttcccctccaccgAGCCTCAGCTCTTCTCCCCAAGTGTAGAAGCATAGAGGTAGTGGGGGTGACACATCCCTGAGGCACTCACCCAAGAGTGGGTCCCAATAAGAAAGAGCAATCTTGATTAGTTTTAATTTAGCACCTGGCCCAAACACCTTTGACTCTTCCTTTGTACTTAAGTAGCTCCTTTCGTCCAACAAGTTCAAAGCTGTACAACAAATAAACCCACTTCTTCTTGCACCATGACAGAGCAGGCAAGCATTGTTCTTCCCATTTAAGGAGCAGAGAAGGTGAGTCATTCAATGGTTGAGGGATTCTTCTGGTGACATGAAATGAGTCAATGGGGCCCCAGGGTGATTGACCTGTGTTTCTTAAGTTTACATTCAATGTCCTGACTGtcatttgtaattaaaatatgaGCTTTGATGAGacattgtttgtgtgtgtgtgtgtgtgcgcgtgtgaaGTGGTTTgggtttctgggaagaaataCTGGGTAGAGGGGATCATTATACTTGGGGAGGTGTGAAGAGCTTTCCTGGAAACCAAACAGtccatcattaccatcatcactaccagcaccaccaccacaatcatcacttttcttcatcatcaccatctttATCATGATCGTCATCATTGTCATCGAAGCTCACATTCATCAAGCTCTAACTGTGACCAGGCACTGATCTAGGTAGTAGATAAGTTTATTTACATAAACCCACTTAATCCTTACAGTAATCCTACAAAGCCAATgctattgttatcctcattttgcagatgaggaactaaggctaagagaggttaagtaacatgcgcaaggtcacacagctactaggtggtgaagccaggattcaGAGCCAGGCAGTCTGCTTCCAGTAACTGCGCTCTTCACTACTATGCTTTACAGAAGCCACATCTCAGATTGTGTCAGCAGGAAGACAGGACCATAATTACCCCAATGTTTTGATTCTCTTTCCTTGAAGGAAATGAGAGAGTGTTTATACTAGAGGAACAATTTCTTAGAATTTATGCCACAAAGGGTAAAGTAAAGAATGAAAGTTCTATAGTATCGAAAATGGCTTGAGGACCCTAGCAATTTTAATGGCTGGGAATCACCAAAGAAGGTCAACCCACCCCCTGCCATTACTAAATCCCCTTTGTCcactggggaagaggaggagaagagaaatagtCAATGATGTGTGCATCGTTTTaccatttacaaagcactttcttaTGTCTTATCCAATATGACCCCGCCAAAACCCAGAGAGAGGCAGAACAGGTTTCTTGATCCTCATTTTGCAGCGAGACAAGTTGAGGGTTAGGGAGGTGAGTgactcccccccaacccccaaggtctcacagctggtCTCACTCACACCCAAGTCTTCTCATTCCTGGTCCTTTGCTCTTTCCCTGCACTGAACTGCTGAGGGCTTTGCTGGAGGTACATCCAGATGAAACTTCTCGTTCAGACCCACTCTCAAATGCTGGGGTGAGGTGGCTGAGACGGATTTTACAGGGCAAAGGCTTCCGGGGTCTGAGAATCTCTCCAAGGGAAATCTTCCTGGTGCTGCTCCCACCTTGCAAAGGCCTCTCCGCCCCGACCACATTTCAGACCCAGCTTCCGCCTTTGGCCGTCTCCTGGCCTCCGTCAGCAGAGGCTCCCCCTTTACGCTGGTTTGGGTACCCAAATCTCCCttgcctcccttccccctccctggtTCTCAGACATCTGAAACGCATGCTTCCCTCGTTCACATGGGCCTCCGGGGCCACCACCCAAGTGCTCTGCCCCGCAGCAGATCTCGCTGATCCGCAGGGTGTCAGAACGGCATCTGCTCACCAGCATCTTCACTGtcacctcctcttctctccactggTCTCTGtctcaatttctgtttttatctctattttcctctttcatctgcCTGATTTCTTTTATcgcctgttttcttccttctgtcccaTACCTCATCCCTGGAAGCCTCTTTCACCCGCTTTGACACTCATCTCAATGCCCGCGGGTCCTTTGGGGATGCCACAGGGCTGCAACAACCAGCGGTCGCCACCATGCCTCCTGTGGTCTCCAAAGCAACAAGAACCAAATATCCAAGTATCTGATTACCAGGTCAGGTTGAAGAAGAGATTCTTAAAGGGATCAGGATTCTAATGAGATCAGCTGTTTGAATCCTACCTCTGAGTCACCTGGAGAGTGCAGTCACCAATACATCTCCTTCGGGATAGAATTAAATAATCTCAAATGGTCTCATCCCTCATCTCCTGGCTGGGAATCATGAATTGAGTTGAAATAGCCTGACTGGAGTTAGCGGCAGGAATAGGCATGGGAAGAAGTGGGAGGGGCCAAGGAAGAAACTTTCTGGGGGTAAGGTCCCAATTAGATTATCTTATGTTAGTTAGCTGTGGACCTGGCTGCTCAGCAGGACTGAGAGTTGGCGGAGGGCAGGGGCATGTCATCTCCCCACCGTCCCACTGTCCCACTGACCCCCCGGGCCCAGCCCTGGGACTATGCCAAGTGCCTGGTAATGTTCAACCAGTGACCGCTGCCCGTAATGTCATGCATGCAATCTTCTAGTTACCTTAAACATAAACATATTTCCAAATGTCCACCTCACATCTTTTAAATATCTCACCTCTTTATGTTACtgttatttttcatgtattttggggacCCACATTAACCTGAATTACTCATAAAAACATAATCCGCTGTCAGAACTATGTTTCAATTTAGTCCCATGCTCAGCGTGGAgaagctgctcaataaatgtgttctGGATAAAGTTGAGCTAAATAAAGAAAGTGGGTTTGATCATCCCTTGACTGCTCAATTTCTctctgaatgaataaaatttgCAGATATTTCAATTAGGAGATCAAGAGAGTAGGTGAAGTCTGCTCCTAACCTGTGTGAGGTTATGGAGACCTTAGAATGCCGGAGTCGCACTTTCCCCCTTAATTCAAGAAGCAAATTCACTCAAGCCTATTGATATTTTGAAAACACTGTAAGAAAGAGGCTAGATTTACAAGGGACGGCAGCATTATATTTACTCACCGGCCAGTTCGTCTGCTGTCCCCTCCTGAATTCTTGTGCCATTTCACCTTCTGCAGGGAAAAAAGGAATCTCCAGGAAAAACCAGCAGGTCACAGGGGTGACCtgttctttctcatcttcttcGTGGCTGTGGTGGGCGATGACCTGAACCCAGTGCAGGTCTGagtccctctgctcctctctctcctctgcacaCTCCTTATTCATTCAGGAACAGGCAGCCTTGCCCCCTTGGCTTTACGCTGCCTGGGTGTGGGCCACAGTGCATTTCTCAGCCACAAACAAATCCCAGACTGGATGTAGAGGTGATACTCTGGTCTGGACACCTTGGAACAATGTCACTTCTTTCAGAGGCCTCAGCAGCTGTGGTCCCATGTCTGTAGATCTTTCCCGTGTCATCTCCATTTACATCTTGCAGGGCACTCAGCCGCTGGCCCACTCTTCTGTCCATCAATTCAGGTTGTCTTGGCTGCTTCTCAGCCTTGCGTTCTCCAGGTTCACTCATTTGAAGACGGGCTCCTTTGGCTGATCAGCGTGGCCTTGCGTGGTTCTTAGAattccctccttgcctcttcttgATGTTCTTATCTCTCTTATTAAACATACCTATCCCTATTTCCATCTCTCCCTATTGCTCTGATCTCTCTGCATTGTTTGCAAATTCGACTTTTGGTTTTTCATGGACTCAGACCCAATCTTTGAATCTTCTCATACTGAGAAGCTAAACATCCTCCGTTGGCTGAAGGCCCCACGAGGCTCCGCTGGCCAATCGTTCGATGAGACCAAAGAGCTTGGAGAGTGCCGCTGGCATTTAGCCTGTGGTCAAGGGAAAACCCTCCTGGGTTGGGAGGAAGGCAGGATTCAGGAAACAGCTCCTTGCTGGAAGACCAGTGTTTTGGAGCAGGCTGACAAGACTTGGGGGCAGGAGGCCCATGCTGTTGCCTACGAGTGAATGCTCCTCAGTCCGATTCACAGGTTTTCCATTTGTCCCCAGCCCAGATGAAGCGAGACTGAAGCTCCCTACTGACTGCCACCGCCTAACCTTGCGCCCTTCCTCCTGAGTCTTGGTGATGCCCGCCACAGGACGCACCTATTTCTCCCCCTTTAATTGCCTTGGAGGCAAACaaagaaattttgattttattataaGTCTGGGGCTTCTTTGTAGCACAGTGTGGCTTTTCATCTGGATGGCATTACACTAAGTGGTGATAATGGCTTTGGAGAGGGTAGATGAAGGACCTTTTATCTGAGAGTCAAGCAGAGCGCCGCATGAATACTATCATGAAAGCTCAACGCGGAGAAGCACTCCAATAAGTTGTCAATAAAACTGCCACTCTGGCTGGTGGCCAAAGCCACAGTGGAGGTTGGGGCGCTGCTGCATGAGATGCAGGTGGGAGCTGGTGGTGCCTATAATTATGCAACTTTTATATATTCAGAACTTTGGCCACTCCTTTCTTCATCCCCAAAATCAATCCCAAATGACTCCAAGCTTGCCTTGCAAAATCCCCTGTTTATGTTGTGTTTCAGCATTTTCTCTCCTGGTGCCCAGGTCCTTGGATTCAACTACATGACCACAGAGACCTCCTTGGCGCCTTTTGACCTTTGGTTCTTAAGCCAGTTGCATGTAACCCAGTAAGGCTGAGGATGGGAAGCCCAGGACAGGATAGAGTTCATCTTCCTACGTGTCAATTTCACTTTGAGAATCGGGTGAAATCTTAGAAAATTTAACTGGAAaccttaaaatgattttttatgttAAAGCTAACATGAGTGTATCATGGAATATAAGGTCAATTCACATGAAGTTTTAAGATCAGTGTCAAAGTTCTCACTTCAGGAGGCCCCTTGGGGCTACCTCCTGACTCTCCCAATGACCCAACCCCTCTGTCCTAATGCTGTGGACACTTCAGTGAAAAAGTTTgacttctttattccttcctctcaCACCTGCCTCCAGATACTTTTCCTACGTAGATAAGAGCATTTATATGGCTCTCTCAGCCTGCATTTTTTCAGCCCTCTTTCAAAATGATCTCTTCCTCCAGAACCTTCCCTGTTCTCAAACTGTTTGTCAAAACCTCTACCTTTAAAATTTCTCTGCAATCCTTTTAAGTGATGTACAGGAGGCGTTACACGAACAGCTGCCCATCCTTCTCAGCTGGCCCCAGTGCATCCTTATCCACCTCAAGGCCTCCAAGGAGCGGCATGCTGCATCACTGGAGGATCCTTCTCTCaaagcagaggggaagggagtccACTGCTGCCACTTCAGGCACCTTCTTCCTTGACTCAATCCCAGGCCCTCCCTAGAAATGCCAGGTGGGCCAGGAGATGAGTCTGATTGCGGCTTTACAGGATCACCTGACCCAAAGGAATGGCATTGGATGGACCAACTCCCAATTTACAAGGGGAGATCCTTGGGCTAGACTGTGTGGGCTCTTTGAAGCTCTACCACAAAGCTCTGATTTCATGGGTGTACAGCCTGAAGGGGAGTCCCGACTTAGCAAGAAGCCCAACTAAAGAATTTTACGGGACAGGGAACTCTTCTGAGGAAGGCATACAACAGACTGAAGGGAAGGGCGTTTGAAAGCCAgtgaagaagtaaaaagaaaaagacattaaatatCATGTCCACACCCTCTGCGGAAGGGGTATAAATGCTCCCCAGAGGCAGGAGACCCACAAGCTCCTGGGAGGACTTGCACTCTGTCTTCAGTTGAAAGCCTCACTCCCTTCAGCACCATGTCTTACAGCTGCTTCCTGCCCAACCTGAGCTGCCGCTCCAGCTTCTCCTCCCGGCCCTGCGTGCCCCCCAGCTGTCACGGCTGCACCCTGCCTGGGGCCTGCAACATCCCCGCCAACGTGGGCAGCTGTGGCTTGTTCTGCGAGGGCTCCTTCAATGGCAATGAGAAGGAGACCATGCAGTTCCTGAACGACCGCCTGGCCAGCTACCTGGAGAAGGTGCGCCAGCTGGAGCGGGAGAACGCGGAGCTGGAGAGCCGCATCCGGGAGCGGTGCCAGCAGCAGGAGCCCGAAGTGTGCCCCAACTACCAGTCCTACTTCCGCACCATCGAGGAGCTCCAGCAGAAGGTGACGAGCCTTGCTGTCCTTTCTAAGCAAGGGGAGTTTGCTGTGATTTTCAATCTGTGGTAGAGAACCGTGTTTCTTGCTTCCATGCCATCACGattattgcttttcctttttacctttttaaagaagttgatggtttcatatttattttcagtcctCACTAAGCAACCTCTCATTCCCCAGATCCTGTGCACCAAGTCTGAGAACGCCAGGCTGGTGGTGCAGATTGACAATGCCAAGCTGGCTGCGGATGACTTTAGAACCAAGTGAGTTGTTCAGAATTCACATCAACAATGTGAATTGTTGttaaattgttgttgttgttcaatcTCTAGTTAAGGAAAAGGGGTTTCCATAGCTTTACTGAACAACAGTTCAATCCATTGGTTTGGCAGATTCTGCAGAGATTGAGGGGAACCAAGAAGATGAATCAATAATAGACGAGGACTCAAATCCATCTGTACTTTTGGGTCAATATTTTGTCTTGATTGAGTCCCCAGAGCCCTCTGTCCCCTGGGTCTATTCATTGCAGTGGGAAGTGGGAAGACAAGGTGAACCAGGTTATTAAAGATCATTCCTGCGAGTCTCGAAGGTCTGCCAGTCACCTCTCTGACCCCACCCTTGTGCAGGTATGAGACGGAGCTGGGCTTGCGCCAGCTGGTGGAGTCGGACATCAACGGGCTGCGCAGGATCCTGGATGAGCTGACCCTGTGCAAGTCTGACCTGGAGGCCCAGGTGGAGTCCCTGAAGGAGGAGCTGCTCTGTCTCAAGAGGAACCATGAGGAGGTGAGAccagaaatgagaaatgaagaaaccagATTCAGTCTCAGGCTGAGGGTGGCTTTAGTGCTTTGGAGTGGCTGAATCAGGAGTACCATGCTGAGGATGACTTTATaaatttccttgaaaaacacCAAAACTTCATGATGAAAGAAAAGTATTGAGAGATGAAAACTATCCTTGCTCCCAGATAAGATGTATCTTTCACTCAAAACTGGTGCATCATTTGAGTTTCCCAGGGGACCTCCATCAACTTGCTTTGGACACTGAGTTGTAGAATGAGTCTCAGCATCACATCACTCTAATCAGGCTGTGCAAAGTAATTTCTGTCCCTCAAAGACCAAAAAAGTCAAGCCTGGTAAATCTGAGTCTTGGTGAAGAGTGATCTGGggctccttcttctctctcctgggagGGACCATGGCATGATCTTCTTCCTTGATGGCAAGAATTGTTTGATATACAATATGAAATTGTACAGCCAATTCTTTGTATTATGAGGTCATCTGCAGCTGGTCTGCAAACTGGGGAAGCTGGGCATTAGTCCATCCTTCAGTGGCATCCATGCAAATCCTTGGGAATTCTTTCTGAATCCAAGTGCCACGGCATAGTCATggtgaggagggagctgggccaCATGGAGTGCAGACCACTTAGCCTTGAGCTGTCACAGATGGCTCCACTACAAGTTTCTTTTCTGGGGAAATAGACTAACAGGGCTTCAACAAGCAACGCCATTTCTTAGAGTCCATTCTTCATTGAGGATAGTCACTCTTGCACTTGCTGCATCCACAGGAAGTCAATACCCTGCGTAGCCAGCTTGGAGACCGCCTCAACGTGGAGGTGGACGCAGCCCCCACCGTGGACCTGAACCGCGTGCTCAATGAGACCAG
The sequence above is drawn from the Equus przewalskii isolate Varuska chromosome 10, EquPr2, whole genome shotgun sequence genome and encodes:
- the LOC103565515 gene encoding keratin, type I cuticular Ha1, with the translated sequence MSYSCFLPNLSCRSSFSSRPCVPPSCHGCTLPGACNIPANVGSCGLFCEGSFNGNEKETMQFLNDRLASYLEKVRQLERENAELESRIRERCQQQEPEVCPNYQSYFRTIEELQQKILCTKSENARLVVQIDNAKLAADDFRTKYETELGLRQLVESDINGLRRILDELTLCKSDLEAQVESLKEELLCLKRNHEEEVNTLRSQLGDRLNVEVDAAPTVDLNRVLNETRSQYEALVETNRRDVEEWFTTQTEELNRQVVSSSEQLQSYQAEIIELRRTVNALEIELQAQHNLRDSLENTLTETEARYSSQLSQVQGLITNVESQLAEIRSDLERQNQEYQVLLDVRARLECEINTYRGLLESEDCKLPVNPCATTNACGKSLGSCVSTPCTPCVAPVPCPPCAPRPRCGPCNTFVR